The Mucilaginibacter gracilis genomic interval ATGCCTCCGAAGCCGAAAAGGTGCCGGGTATTGTAACCCGCTATAAAAACCGTTACGATTTACTGGAAGACGTAAAACAAATGAGCCGCGTGGCTACCGAAAAGGTAACGTCAAAATCTGTTGAGCCAGGCAAGTACGATTTGGTGCTTGATCCATCGCACCTGTGGCTAACCATTCACGAATCTGTAGGCCACCCTACCGAGTTGGACCGTGTGCTGGGCTACGAAGCCAATTACGCAGGAACAAGCTTTTTAACCTTAGACAAATGGCGTTCAAAAACCTTTAAATTTGGTAGCGAGCATGTTAACATTGTTGGCGATAAATTACAATACGGCTCGTTAGGTGCCGTAGGTTATGACGACGAAGGTGTGAAATGCGGCAAATGGGATATTATTAAAGATGGTATTTTGGTAAACTACCAGGCCATCCGAGATCAGGCTCATATCATCGGTTTAAAAGAATCTCAGGGTTGCTGCTATGCACAAAGCTGGAGCGATGTACAGTTTCAGCGTATGCCAAACGTATCGTTACAACCCGGTAAAACGCCGCTGAGTGTTGATGATATGATTAAAAATGTGGAGAAGGGAGTTTACATCATCGGCGATGGTTCGTTCTCTATCGATCAGCAACGTTATAACTTCCAGTTTGGGGGGCAAATGTTTTACGAAATTAAGGAAGGTAAAATTGTAGGCATGTTAAATGATGTTGCTTACCAGGCCAATACCCAGGAGTTTTGGAACTCGTGCGCCGCCGTTTGCGATGAGCGCGATTACCGCATGGGTGGTTCGTTTAACGATGGTAAGGGGCAGCCCTCACAATCAAGCGCGGTATCGCACGGTGCGTCAACAACGTTGTTTAAGGGAGTAAATGTTATTAATACCAAACGAAAAATCGGATAAATAAGATGCCTATATTAAGTAAAGAAGAAGCACAGGTTTTATTAAAAAAAGTGCTTGGTTATTCAAAAGCCGAAGAATGTGAAGTAAGTTTATACGGCAGCGAAGGCGGCAACATCCGTTATGCATTAAACGCGGTTTCAACCGCGGGCGATATTAGTACTACGGGCCTCTCGGTAACATCGGCCTACGGTAAAAAAAGTGCCAGCGCCAATATTGATGAGTTTGACGATGCCGCTTTGGAGCGGGTGGTACGCCGGTCGGAAGAGTTGGCGCAGCTTGCCCCCGAAAACCCCGAACGCGAAGAAATACCCGGCCCGGCTACTTTTAAAGAATCGATAACATACAATGCCAAAACTGCCGCCATGACGCCCGATACCCGTGCCGAACTGGTTAGTAAAAGTTTAGATGTAACCAAAAAGGCAGGTTTAAGCGCAGCAGGCTTTATTGAAAACAGCACCAGCTTTAACGCTGTAATGAACTCGAAAGGTTTTTTTGCCTACAACAAAAGCAGCGATGTTATATTTTCGGTAACTACACGTAACGAAGCCGGCACGGCATCGGGCTATGCTGCGCGCGGTTTTACCGATGTGAGCAAACTGGATACCGAATCGGCAACGCGTATTGCTACCATGAAGGCCAATAAATCGTTAGGGGCAAAAGCACTCGAACCGGGTAAATATACCGTGATACTTGAGCCCGTTGCCGCAACCTACATGATGGAAAACATGTTTAGGTTTGATGCCCGCAGTGCCGAAGAAGGCCGTAGCTTTTTGAGCAAAAAAGGCGGCGGCACCCGCCTTGGCGAACAATTAATGGACGAAAAGGTAACCATTTACTCAGATCCATTTAATCCCGACCTGCCCTCATCAACCTGGGGCCGCGATGGTTTGCCCCGCGAAAAAGTTGTTTGGATTGACAAAGGCAAGGTAAACACTTTAAGTTACTCCAAATTTTGGGCAAAAAAGAAAGGCGTTGCTCCGCAACCCGGCCCCGGTAACATTATTATGATGGGTGGCGACAGTACTTTGGAAGAGATGATAAAGAGCACCGAAAAAGGCATTCTCGTTTCGCGCTTATGGTACATCCGCATGGTTGACCCGAAAGTATTGTTGCTAACCGGCCTCACCCGCGATGGTACTTTTTATATCGAGAACGGCGAAATTAAATACCCGGTTAAAAACTTCCGGTTTAACGAGAGCCCTATTATTATGCTTAACAACCTCGAAGCTTTGGGTAAAGCGGAGCGCAGCATCAGTGTAGAATCGTACCAAAGTTATATGATACCGCCAATGAAGATCAGGGATTTTACATTCTCATCTTTGTCTGACGCGGTGTAAGATCAATTATTGAATGATTGATGGATTGAGTGATTGAATTTGTCTAATCATATCCAAACCACGTCATTTTGAACGATAGAGAGAAATATTCTGGTTGTGCATGTTAAGTTAATGCATAACGCCATAGTCACTTTAAAAATATTTCTCACTATCGTTCAAAATGACATTTTTTTTGTTTCTACCTCTCAAATCTGCGAGAGCACAAACTTCGCTATCTGTTCTACTTCTTCTTCCGATAATTGGTGCTCGCCTTCGTAGTGCCAGTTCATCTGTTCGTCAACTATAATTTTGCCTAAGTTCAGGGGTTCGATAACTTTATTCAACTCGTTGGCTGGGAAATTAAAAGTTTGTTGTATCTCATAAATTTCGTTGGGCTGCCAGGGTTGGTTATGGTTTTGCAAAAACAAAGGTGTAACCACCAGGTTACGGCTTACACCACTGGCATTTAAATTAAAAGTTGCGCTGGTTGATAACATTTTACACTTTTTTTATAATACATACCGCCCCATAAATTGTTTTGGCTGGCAAATACTTATTATTTACAAAATATTTAAGAATGATGGGTTTACAATATGGCAAATGATTATATTTAGAAAACTAAACTCAACGCCTTGAAAAGAAGAAATTTCCTTTACCTTACGGGGATAGGTGTTGGTGCTACCATGATGCGGGGCGTACCCGTTTTTGGTACACCCATAGCCCCCGAAGCTGCCCTGGAGTATATTGACCCTGCGGCAAAAAAAATACTTACCGATGTTGCCCTCAACGCAGCGCGCGCCAAAGGTGCAACGTATACCGATGTGCGCATTGGCCGCTACCTTAACCAGTTTGTAGTTACCCGCGAAGACAAGGTGGAGAATGTGGTAAATACCGAAAGTTACGGCATGGGCATACGCGTTATAGCCAACGGTTGCTGGGGCTTTGCCGCCATTGATAAAATGGACAAAGATAGCATTGCCAAAGCAGCCGCCACAGCCGTTGCCATTGCCAAGGAGAACGCCCGCTTACAATCAGAACCGGTACAACTGGCGCCGCAAAAAGGTTATGGCGAGGTAAGCTGGAAAGCGCCTATCGAAAAAAATGCATTTGAGGTACCTATAAAAGAGAAAGTTGACCTGCTGCTATCTGTTAATGATGCTGCTATGAAAGGCGGGGCCAATTATGTTGATTCGATATTGTTTTTTGTTAACGAGCAAAAATATTTTGCCTCTACGGATGGATCGTACATTGACCAGGATGTACACCGCATTTGGCCGTTGTTTACCATTACTAAAATAGACCCCAAAACCGGAAAGTTTGAAACCCGGAACTCGTTAAGCGCACCGCGCGGAATGGGGTACGAATACATTAATCCGCGCGAAAGCGATAAAATTACGGGCGGCCCCAGCGTACTTTATAAAGACCGCTACGATATGCTGGAAGATGCCAAACTGGGCGCCAAACAAGTAACCGAAAAGCTAACTGCAAAATCGGTAGAAGCAGGTAAGTACGATTTGGTGCTTGATCCATCGCATTTATGGCTCACCATACACGAATCCGTTGGGCACCCTACCGAATTAGACCGCGTTTTAGGTTATGAGGCCAATTTTGCCGGTACAAGCTTTTTAACGTTGGATAAATGGGAATCGAAGAAATTTAATTTCGGCAATAAAAACGTGAACATTGTTGCCGATAAGCTGCAACCGGGATCGTTAGGAGCCGTGGGTTACGACGACGAGGGTGTTAAAACCAAACAGTGGGATTTGATAAAAGATGGTATTTTGGTTAACTATCAAACCATCCGAGATCAGGCGCATATCATCGGTTTAAACGAATCGCAGGGTTGCTGCTATGCCGATAACTGGAGCGATGTACAGTTTCAGCGCATGCCTAATGTATCGTTACAGCCTGGAAAAGCACCATTGAAGCCTATGGAAATGATTAAGAATGTTGAAAAAGGCATATACATTTTAGGCGATGGTTCGTTCTCTATCGATCAGCAACGGTATAACTTCCAGTTTGCGGGCCAGTTATTTTACGAAATTAAGGAAGGTAAAATAGCCGGGATGATAAAGGATGTTGCCTACCAATCAAACACGCAGGAGTTTTGGAACTCGTGCCATTCCATTTGCGACCAAAGCGACTACCGTCTGGGCGGGTCGTTTTTTGATGGCAAGGGGCAGCCCGGCCAGGTTAGCGCGGTTTCGCACGGCTCATCAACCACCCGTTTTAACGGGGTTAATGTAATTAATACAGCAAGAAAAATCTGATCATAAAACCTATATGACTATTTTAACCAAAGAAGAGGCTCAGGCATTGATGAAAAAAGTGTTAAGCTATTCTAAAGCCGACGAATGCGAGGTTACGCTCAATGGGTCCGATTCGGGCAATGTGCGTTATGCGCGTAACTCGGTATCAACCAGTGGCTTCATCAGTCAAACCAGTTTGGCGGTATCATCAGCCTTCGGCAAAAAATTAGGTATAGCCACCATTAACGAGTTTGATGATGCATCGCTTGAAAAAGTAGTGCGCCGGGCCGAAGAACTGGCCCACCTTGCACCCGATAACCCGGAGTTTTTGCCTTTTTTGGGCCCGCAAACTTACAGCACACAATCAAAAACTTACGTGCCCGAAACGGCAGCCATTACCCCATCGTTACGGGCGGATGCTGTTGATAAAAGCTTAACTGTTGCTAAACAAAACAAGCTTACCGCCGCTGGCTTTTTACAAAACAGCACGTACTACAGTGCCATCATGAACTCTAAAGGCCTGTTTGCCTACAATACCGGTACCGATGTTAATTTTTCGGTAACGCTGCGTTCGGCAGATAGTAAGGGTTCGGGCTATATTACCAGGGATTTTAACGATGTAAGCAAGCTTGATACGCTTGCCGCAACTAAAATAGCTGCCGAAAAAGCAACACGATCAATTGATGCTAAAGCCCTTGAGCCGGGCAAGTACACCGTTATTTTAGAGCCTGCGGCAGCAATGGTTTTGTTGGAAAACTTAGTTTTTGGATTGGATGCCCGCCAGGCCGATGAGGGCCGCAGCTTTTTAAGTAAAGAAGGCGGCAAAACCAAATTAGGCGAAAAAATGCTTGACGAAAGGGTAAACATTTACTCCGACCCATCAAACCCGGAACTACCCACCAATTGCTGGAACGGCGACGGACGCCCACAGGAAAAGGTAAACTGGATAGAAAAAGGTGTAATTAAAAACCTGTATTACTCGCGCTACTGGGCGCAAAAGCAAAATGCAAAAGCAACACCGGGCCCGGATGCATTTATTATGGAAGGCACAGATACCTCGCTGGAAGACCTGATAAAGGGCACCGAAAAAGGTATACTGGTTACACGCCTTTGGTATATCCGCTCGGTTGATCCGCAAACGCTGCTTTATACGGGCCTTACCCGCGACGGTACTTTTTATATTGAGAACGGACAAATAAAATATCCTATAAAAAACTTCCGCTTTAACGAGAGCCCGGTTATTATGCTCAACAACGTTGAAGCACTGGGCAAACCGCAACGCACCGTAAGCGGCGAAACCGGAGCCAACGGGTTAATACCGCCGCTTAAAATAAGGGATTTTACGTTTACTTCTCTGTCGGACGCGGTGTAGGAATCAATGATTGAGTGATTAGATGATTGAGTGATTGAATGTCCAAATCCTTTAAAATGTCATTTCGACTAAAGGAGAAATCCTTGGCATTTATACATAATCTTAACCCAATATAACAATGGCAAAATTAAAAATAGTTAGCAATATAGGTGAACTTCAATCATTGGTTAACGATGTTGCTGTAAAAGTAAATTTATTGGAAACATCGCTGAATGATATTGACACCTACGATGATAAATTGGTTGATTCCATAACTCAACTTTTAGAAAAATTCAACGATTTTGAACTTACCGTTTCGGTACCTTTCGACCCGGAAGTTGATTCCGTAGAGAGGGTGAATCATTATTCTTCGAAGTGTCTGTAGGTTTATTAAGTTCTTTTAGATTTTCATCTATAATTTTTTTTGCTTCTTTTTTAACTTCTTTATTCCAGTCTTGTGGTTTTGTAGTTTTCATGATATTTACATTTTAAGTTAGCACTACAAATGTAAAAAAATAGTTGGCCGTTGTGCTGGCTATTTGCTTTTTGATTCACCATGCGAATAACCGTTCAAATAATAAAAAAAAGAGTTCGTGTAATTAAGTTTAACTTTGATTAGTTAATATATTGGCGTGTTTATGATTTTTGTGTTTCAATGGGTGTCCTAATCCTGAGCGGTCACATTTTCATGACACGCCATATTTTTTATTCTGGAATTTGTTGATTAGTTTTATAGCAAATATTCATGAAATCATAAGCCGCTCAAAATAGGACATTGTAGGCTGCAATCATGTATATGATACTTAAACTTTGACAGCCATGAAAAAAGAAACATAATCGAACAACTATAGCTTGCGCCAGTAAGCGAGTACATATTGTACCCATCGGTTTGTTGTTCTAAATTCTCACAAATAACAGCATGCAAAACGATACAAGTACGCCCATAAAAGGCGTGGCTATATCTTTGCATGTGCGGCCGTGAGAAGCCCTGAACAACAGAGATAATTAATAGTCACGTCTTTTTTACGTTCAAAATTCTCACACAAATGAAACTTCAAGACAAGGGTTCATGCAGCGGAATAGCGGGCTTAATAACCGTTTTTATATTTGCAGCAATATTTATTTTCTCAAAGTTTAGTTCAGTAGAGAACCCTATAGTTAAACCACGAACCCATAGCGCCATTCAATCCGAAAGGTTCTTTACTGCGCTTGATTCGCTACAGACAAAAATTAAAGGCTTTGATCCATCCATAGGTAACTTTAAAAGCATGCCATCAGATAGTATATTTTACGAGGCTAAAGATGATGGGCACAACCGGATACAGGTTGCCGGTTCAAACAATAGCATTGGTGAATTAACATGGATATGGAACCATGGCTATAAAGACAACCTTAAAAAAGGAATAATATCGAATTTTGGTAACATTTCAAAAATGATGTGCGGGCAAGCCGGCCAACAATGGGTATTAAAAGAATTACAAAAAAAAGCTGCTCCTGATAAACCAATTATGGAATACGCAACTATCAACTATAACCAGGTTCAGTTCTTTAATGATGGACTATCAACTGTTACTTTGAAAATAATTATACTGTAAAACTGAAATTAAAACTTTGACAAAATGAATATAAGAATAATGCTTAGCAAAGAAAGTGGATTTATGGACCTAATTGACGAATTGGGGCACAATGAATTTCAGAAAGAGATTAATAGGACAGGTACTGGTAAAAAATATACTACTTATATTTTACCGAAAGAATGGTATGATACTTTGACGGAATTTTCAAAAATAAGAATAGAGGCATTTAGATCATGAATCTTTCATTGTTGACAATATCAATTCGATAAATCTTGATCTTTTCATGATAATGCCTTTTCCAATTTTGGTTCCTTTAAAACGAATATTAATAGTTAATAGTCTATTATCAAACATCATTGTTGTATCATCTGTATAACCTTTTTCGCTTTGAAAAATTTCAACATCTATCCTTTCTGTTGGTATTGCCCGAATAGTCTTATTTAACTCTTCAAGTGTTAATTCATCATCGCTATCTTGATCTGACCAAATTTCACGTGCCTTTATTTCGACAGGAGTAAGTTCAGTTTCTATATAAGTGCCAAAGTTATTATCCATTTTACTTTTTTGGTTTAGGTACATTCTTAAGTGCCGCGGAAACGAAATCATCGGTTTCCTTATCTACCCCAGGTGATTTAGGCGGTGGTGTTCCTTTGCCTTTTGGTTTTTCTTTTTTGCTCATGCTGACTTTAATTTAAGTGGAGACACCATATTAGCTATAATGCATTCGATTTGCTCCTGAACTGGCAAATGTCGGTGATTATGTCGGAATTCAAATTCCTTGACATATTTATTTAGATGTTTGGCGCTTACTGAAATATAGGTACCATGAAGGCCGCGCTTTAGGTGCGACCAAAAGTTCTCTACGCGGTTCGTAGTTACCTCGCCATCGGCATATATCCATTTACCATGATCGATAGAATGCCTGGTGTACATTTTATTAAGTCGCTTATACCCGGACCAATCATCGGTCATTAAGGTAGAGCCCGGCTGTACGTTATAAGTAATAACCTTCGCCATATTCTTAAACTCCTGACGACTGATCACCATGGCGCGAACCCTACCTGTCTCTCTTTCATACATACCAAATACGGTAGTTTTATCCGGAAATGTGCGGCCAGTAAGTTCTTTATATTGCATGCGCCTGCGGTAGTGGCGGTTTTTGTTTTTGCCTCCTACGAACGTTTCATCGATTTCAACAGTTCCGGCAAAGCTTTCTTTTGGTGCTGTTTCAAACGATCCGCGAACACGTTGTAATATAAACCATGCTGTGGGCTGGGTTACGCCAAGGTCAAGGCCTAACTGCACAGATGATATGCCTTTTTTGTGAACCATAAGATACATGGCCATGATCCACTTGATGGTTGGTAAATTACTATCCTGCATAAAAGTTTTGGTTTTTGCATTGAATTGTTTTTTACAACCCTTACATTTATAGCGGATACCATCTTTAAATACGTAGCACTCATTAAAACCACATTCAGGATGCGGGCATATTATTTCGCCGGTATTCCACCTGGTTGATGCAAGATAATGATGACATGATTTTTCAGTGGGAAAAGCACTGATCAAATCAAATATAGTTTTGAATTTAATCAGTTGCATAGAGAAGAATTAACGGGTGAACATTCTAAATAAATGCCGAAATCCTTTGCGCACGGCTACGCAAGTGATTGTGTCCCGCATAGCAGATTTCTCCTTTAGTCGAAATGACAATTTTTATCAGACATCCGCCCCTATCAAATATTAAACATCGCCTTTAACAGGAAAAACCGGCCCGGAATGGTGTAGGTATTTGCCGTGAATGTATTGGCCGATAGGTACAGGGCGCTGTAAGTGCGGGTATCAAACAGGTTAACGGCGCTTAGTTCAAGGTCGGTTTTAATTTTGTTGAACTTGTATCGTGCGGAAGCATCGGCAAAAATATATTTCAGATCGTTAGCTGCATCCTGGTGCGTAAAATAATGATCGCCGGAAAGGCTTAAAAATAAATTACTGCTGGGTATATAGTTAATAGCTCCCTGTTGTTGCAGTTGTTTGATTACCGCCTTTGACGATAATACCTTCGACTCGCTGGTGGTTTGGGTGTAATAAGCCTTATAACTTAAATTTACTTTCTCGCTAATTTTCGATTCGATACCCGCATTTAGCGTTGTTGCTATGGTGTTGTAAGGCAAAATAATACCATTCTGTATTTGGTTTGACCGGCTGGACTGCCAGTTGATGCCTGTGCTAAATGTAGTGCGCAATGCAAAATTGTATTTACTAATGCTTGTACTTAATTGCCACGAATCAAAACCGTTTTCAAAAGGCAGTACAATGCGCTGCTGCAAGGTATCGGTAATTATGCTTGAACTGATGTTATTAGCTACCGAATGGGTGTACATGGCATTTGCCCCAAAAAAGAAGAGTGTTATAGCCTTGCGGTAATTAAAACCTAATAATGCGGTTTGCGTTTGGCGTTCGGTTAAATCGGCATTGTTGCTGTACAGGCTTCGGTAATTTTTAAGGATGTTGCCATAATAAACATCCTGTATATTACCCACATCGTTTTTAAAGCCATAGCCAAAGCTTACATAGTTTTCAACCCCGGTTTGGTACTTGCCCGATACTTTCGGATTAAAATATAACCTGTTCAGCGTTTTATCAAGGTTATATTGCGCATCGTTATAGTTTAGCAATTGCAGGTTTAAAGGCAAGTCTACCGTTAATTTGAGTTTATTGCCGGGCACATCATACTGGGCATCGGCGTAAATGCGCGTGCGGTTCCAATCTAAATTATTGGTTGAGTTTTTAAGTGCAGGTGTTACCGTATTGTTATACTGCACCGCATTTAAGCTTGATTGCAATTGCTGCGCCTGCTGGCTAAAGCCTGCCTTGTAGCTTTGCGTTAAATAATTACCCGGTATTTTAAACGAAAGATAGTTATTGGTAAACCATGTTGGTATATTGGTGGTTTGCAGCAAACTGGCATACGGCACATTGTTGTTCAGTTTTGATGATGTTAAACCTGGCTCAATGGTGCGTGTTTCGGGTTCGGTAATGCGATTGATGTAGGAGTACCACTCGTATATTTTGTTGCTTTTTGTAGTGTTGATGAGGTTAAACTCGTTCGAAAAATCGAGCGTGTTATCCTTAAAAACCTGGTTGGCAAATACACCGTTTGTGGTAAGGCCAGAGTAGTTGGTGTTATGGCTATAATCGGTAACCAGGGTATTGTTCAGGTAGTATTTATCCCGGTTTATGTTGAGGGTAAACTGGGTGTGTATCCAATCGGGCCGGCGTTTGTTTTGCTGGGTTTCGGTATATTTTACGGTATCGTTGGGTTGATATATTTGTGTGCTTTTGGTATAATTTTGTGTTTGGGTATCATGCAGGTATGATACATTGGCCTTTAACTGCACATCCTTTTTCAAGTTAACCAGGTTATTAAGGTTGATAATGCCCGATTGATCGAACAAATAACGGTTACGAGGTAAATCCGGGTCGCCGGCAGTACCTAAAGATAGTACGGTGTTAGGCTTATCATTATCCAAACGTGAAAGATACGAAGCCATGTTGTGTGATACCAAATCGTTCTGCACATCGTACCCTGTATTGTTGCCTTTTAGGTAGTTTATGGCTTTATATTTGTCCTTAAACATCATGGCGTTCAGGTTTTCATCGTACTTGCCTGGCAAACCTGCGCCAACGGTTTCCTGCCCAACTACTTTAATTTTTGCATCGGGTTTAAAGGTTAGGTTCATGGCTACATCGTCGCTCACAACTTTACCTTTAAGGGCTTTAATGGGCTGGTGGTTTTCTAATATCTGCACCAGGTCTACCACTTTATTGGGGATGGCACCGGTGGCAATGTTGTATTTATCGTCGAGCAAATTATCGCCGCCTATGTACAGGTTTGATATGGGTTTGTTGTTATAGCTTATTTTACCATCGGCGGCTACGGTTACGCCGGGAAGCTTTTTAATTACATCGCCAATTACCCTATCCTGCGGGCTGCTAAAATCCGAAGCTCTATAACTCAATGTATCGCCGCTTACCTTTAAATGCGGACGGCTGTTTTTTATCATCACCTCGTTAAGCTGTTTACTGCTTGCCGATAGCTTAAAGTTACAAGGCACGCTGGCATCGGTTAAAACCAGGTTTTGCTTTTTATAACCAACGCAGCTAACCTCTACCAATAAACCTGTTTTGGGTGCATTGGCAGGTATAGCAATGGAGTATTCGCCTTTATTGTTAGTTACGGTATAGGCTAAAATTACATTGTTGTTTTTAAGCGTAACACTGGCAAAGGGTACCGCCTTGCCCAAACTATCGGTTATGGTGCCGCCTATGTTTTGGGCAAAGGCAGTTTGCGTGGACACTAATAAAATGATGCCCAGCAAAAGGTTTTTCACAAGCGCAATCATTTTTTTTCAGGTAATTCAACCGGGTTATTTACAGTGGGCTGCGCGCCGGGCTGTATATTAACTTTCATGTTAACTCCCGAGCCGGGCCTTGTATTCATACCCGAACCCGCCATTGCCGATTGTACAAACGCGCTGGGGTCTTTCCGCATGGCTTCTTTTAAATTGGCCAGTTCTTTTTCGGTTACTTTTACAGCACTGGTTGGCAAGGCTATTAAATTAGGGTCTTCGGAACCTTCGTCCATCCCTATGGTTACTATACGCATGCCACCAGTTGCAGGCGGCATATCATTGGCAGTTTTGGCAACGGGTGTTACCTTTTCAATGCCATCAAACTTAAAAACAACTTCCTTTTTGGTATCATAAGCTTCAACAATTAAGCCGGGTAAACCGGTTAATTTCCAGGGGCCGCTGCGGTATGGCAGGTCGGCACAAAACCAGGCTGTGTAATCTCTGCCTGCAAAATGGCCGGTAGCTTTTTGGCAGCTTAGGTTACCAACCGTCATGGTGTCGCTGCTTATTTTCCAGTTAATAACCGGGAAGGGCTCTTCAACTAAATAGGTGGTTATAATTCTATCTTTCCGCAACAATTTATTTTCGTTGGGGAATATAAAAAATTCTTTGTTGCTGCTTTCCGAGCGGCTTGAAACCTGTATATTACCACCTGCACTCATTTGCTCTTTAATTTGCTGCCTCATTTGAGCCATCTGCATTTTGCGGTCGTAACTTTTATAAACGCTGGCATTTTTGCCAAGTACCAATACCATGTTTTCGGTATAAGGTTTATCTTTTGCGGTGGTATCGCGCAGCCAGGTATATTTATAGTGAACCATGGCCAATGCCGAATCGGGCTTTTGCGCACTTGCTGCGGTAAACAGTAACAAGCCTAACAGTGTGAGTAATTGTGATTTCATGTCAATATTGAGTTTAATTTTAGTTTCTTCATCTCCCCTTTTTTGAGAGTTAATTAATTTACAAATCAAATATAACTAAATAGTTAGTTTTAAAACTAACTATTTAGTTATTTAACAATTTTTAACAATATCGTCATTAAATAAAAAACCTCACTACTCACCAAATAACCAGTACCATTGAACGTGTAACCAAAAACATTAAACACGAATATCCCCGTATAAAGCAGATTGTTATTGAGCCTGTAGAGTAATCAGGATTTACAGGATTAAAGAATTTACAGAATTGTCTGAACCAGAATTTATAGAATTTAAGAATTAACAGAATATACTTTATCAGGAGGGCGCGATAAGATGCTAAAAACAACTGGCCAG includes:
- a CDS encoding GLPGLI family protein, whose protein sequence is MKSQLLTLLGLLLFTAASAQKPDSALAMVHYKYTWLRDTTAKDKPYTENMVLVLGKNASVYKSYDRKMQMAQMRQQIKEQMSAGGNIQVSSRSESSNKEFFIFPNENKLLRKDRIITTYLVEEPFPVINWKISSDTMTVGNLSCQKATGHFAGRDYTAWFCADLPYRSGPWKLTGLPGLIVEAYDTKKEVVFKFDGIEKVTPVAKTANDMPPATGGMRIVTIGMDEGSEDPNLIALPTSAVKVTEKELANLKEAMRKDPSAFVQSAMAGSGMNTRPGSGVNMKVNIQPGAQPTVNNPVELPEKK
- a CDS encoding carboxypeptidase-like regulatory domain-containing protein gives rise to the protein MIALVKNLLLGIILLVSTQTAFAQNIGGTITDSLGKAVPFASVTLKNNNVILAYTVTNNKGEYSIAIPANAPKTGLLVEVSCVGYKKQNLVLTDASVPCNFKLSASSKQLNEVMIKNSRPHLKVSGDTLSYRASDFSSPQDRVIGDVIKKLPGVTVAADGKISYNNKPISNLYIGGDNLLDDKYNIATGAIPNKVVDLVQILENHQPIKALKGKVVSDDVAMNLTFKPDAKIKVVGQETVGAGLPGKYDENLNAMMFKDKYKAINYLKGNNTGYDVQNDLVSHNMASYLSRLDNDKPNTVLSLGTAGDPDLPRNRYLFDQSGIINLNNLVNLKKDVQLKANVSYLHDTQTQNYTKSTQIYQPNDTVKYTETQQNKRRPDWIHTQFTLNINRDKYYLNNTLVTDYSHNTNYSGLTTNGVFANQVFKDNTLDFSNEFNLINTTKSNKIYEWYSYINRITEPETRTIEPGLTSSKLNNNVPYASLLQTTNIPTWFTNNYLSFKIPGNYLTQSYKAGFSQQAQQLQSSLNAVQYNNTVTPALKNSTNNLDWNRTRIYADAQYDVPGNKLKLTVDLPLNLQLLNYNDAQYNLDKTLNRLYFNPKVSGKYQTGVENYVSFGYGFKNDVGNIQDVYYGNILKNYRSLYSNNADLTERQTQTALLGFNYRKAITLFFFGANAMYTHSVANNISSSIITDTLQQRIVLPFENGFDSWQLSTSISKYNFALRTTFSTGINWQSSRSNQIQNGIILPYNTIATTLNAGIESKISEKVNLSYKAYYTQTTSESKVLSSKAVIKQLQQQGAINYIPSSNLFLSLSGDHYFTHQDAANDLKYIFADASARYKFNKIKTDLELSAVNLFDTRTYSALYLSANTFTANTYTIPGRFFLLKAMFNI